One window of Penaeus chinensis breed Huanghai No. 1 chromosome 34, ASM1920278v2, whole genome shotgun sequence genomic DNA carries:
- the LOC125043833 gene encoding cold shock protein 2-like, which translates to MSRASNREMTMRRSPSRHQGIINYDNAEQQMTTGFRSLPNPALMDRDVEKDNNLDSITTTHTQLEVEDTPPPLAPKRSSLTGASGGQESRLGAGGRESRAGGRESRAGGRESRLGAYENRMDSSDSKLGGGGYDGRDGGRGGEGGFGGGGGFGGRGGPYGGSGYGGRGSSAHNPDVQLTTIYPPPRHFEL; encoded by the exons ATGTCAAGGGCGTCGAACCGGGAAATGACGATGAGACGGTCTCCCTCCAGACATCAGGGCATCATCAACTATGACAACGCTGAGCAG CAAATGACAACAGGCTTCCGGTCATTGCCTAACCCCGCCCTGATGGACCGTGACGTAGAGAAGGACAACAATTTGGATTCCATTACGACTACGCACACACAG CTGGAAGTTGAGGACACGCCCCCTCCCCTGGCCCCGAAGAGGTCGTCCCTGACAGGCGCCAGCGGAGGGCAAGAAAGCCGAttaggggcagggggcagggagagcagagccggagggagggagagcagggcgggagggagagagagcagactgGGAGCGTACGAGAACAGGATGGACAGCAGCGACAGcaaactaggaggaggaggatatgacgGAAGAGATGGTggtcgaggaggagaaggaggattcggaggaggaggaggttttggaGGCCGAGGGGGTCCGTACGGGGGCTCGGGCTACGGTGGGAGGGGGTCGTCAGCCCACAACCCCGACGTGCAGCTGACCACAATCTACCCTCCGCCTCGCCACTTCGAACTCTAG